In Desulfonatronum thiodismutans, the genomic window CCAGAAGCCTTTGGATTTCCGCCAGCAATCGGGTTTTGTTCTGATCCGTTCCCTCCGCGGCCTCCTTGATCATGCTGAGGATTTTTTTCAGTTCTTCCGGAGTCAGCTCTTTATCCGTGGCTTGCTGGATAATTTGATCAATATTCGGAGACGATCCGCCACCGTTCTGTTTCAGGGCGTTTTGGAACGCGGCCAGGGTTTCCGGGGTCAGCTTCAGTTCACCCTTGCCCGCGGCATCCGCGACACGTTGCAGCACATCGGCGTTTTCCCGGAGGGCCTTGTGCACCACGGAGCGCAGTTCCGGGGTCATTTCCATACCGGCTTTTTTCATGGCCTCGGCAATGGCCCGCATGGTGTCCACGGATTTCGGGTCCACGTTCTTGAAGCTCTCCTCACTCAATCCAAAGAATTTTCCCAGGGATGAATCAGCGGTTCCGGAGGCGTTGTTGCCACCTCGAAGACCCAGGGCTTGCAGCAAGGCCTGGATTTCCGACGGCGTAAAGGCGAATCTCTCTTCGCCCGTCAGATTGGAAAGCAATTCCGCGACGCGTTTGAAGACCGCATCCAGTTTGTTGTCCTGAATATCCTGAGCCAGACTCAGGGCATCGTCCGGAGTGAAGCCGATTTTTTCCAGTAGACTTATCAGATTCTTTTCCTGCTCCGGGGTGAGCTTGAGTGGTTCACGCAAAACTTCGAGGACTTGTCGCCAAGTGACAGCCTCATCGGAATCGAAAAGGTCCTCGAGTCGATCCAAGCTCTCCTCGTCCACGCCCATCTTTTCAAGCTTGCGGCGCAACGCGGCAAAATCTTCCCTGTTTACGGGTTGGTCCATTTCGCGGGAAGAAAGCGGAGGATCTTTGTGAACGGACATGGGGGGCTCAGGATCGTCTCGCCAATCGTCGTTTCGAAAATATTCCGAATGTGTTGAATTCGGCAAAGGAGGATGGAAGGGAGCATCGTTTCGCCTATCGCGAAGAAAGGCCCCGAACACGTCATTGAAATTTTCGTTTCCAAGGTTGAACAGCGGTGCGTCCAGGGCAAATCCCGAGTCGGTCGAGGTATTGGATTGGGCTGAGAAAGAGGGAAAAATCTGCATGGTCTTTTCTCCTTGCCCGCGTATGTTTCAAGAGTCGTTCCAATTTCTTCGTTTTCGGAGGTGTTCAGGCTCGTCAAGTCGCCCTTGTCCGCGACGGCCTGTTGCGATAGGAGACAAGGCCATGTCCACGGCACGGGCGACTTCTCGGCGGAAGCCCCCTCAAAAAGTAATTCAGGCGAACTGTCAGGCACTTCCGCGGTATTCGAGCCGCATGTATCTGCAGCTCGCCCCGGACGGCATCTCCTTGCTGAAGTTTCTTCTGGAGGCCGAGGACAATCTGGCCTATCAGAGTACGGTGAGCCCGCATACGGCGGTGGTCAAGCTGGTCTTCGCCCCGGGCCGGGAGCGGGAAGTTCGGGAGTTTCTGGAGACGGCGCACCATCAATTAACGTTTCGAGAGGTGGTTACGTTCCGGGGTGAGTGAGGAAGGGCGGAAGGAATCACGAAAGGGTACGGAGGAACAGGATGGATAATGAACGACGTCGTCATGCAGTGACCCCATGGATGGTCGTGCTGCTCGTCGCGGCTTGGTTGAATCTGGGGATGGGCGGACTCGGCGACTCGGATGTGGTCACCAAGATTCCCAAGCCGGAACGCTCTTTTCTGGTGGAACTGGTGGACGCCGCCGACGTCTCCTTCGCCTTGCGCGATTTTTCCATGAGCGGCCTGACCATGCTTCCGGTTACAGCGGGGAAGGCGGACATCAGTCTGGATTTCGCGGAAATTCTGGAAGCCCGGATGTATCTCCAGGACGACCGTGTCCTGGCCAGGGTTTTGTTTCGGAATCAAACCACCAGAGAATTCATGATTGAGCCGGACTTGGCGTTCTATGGATTGACGGATTGGGGTAAATTGAAGATCAAGGCTGAGAATATCCGACGGATCACGTTTTTGGGCCGGGCGGACAAGCCCCTGCCCGCTGGAATGAGGACGGACTGATCCCCGGTCTCATTCGTGCAGGGTAACTATTCAGCACATCCTGAGTTGCGCCCATTTCCGACTCTGGATTCCCGCCTGCGCGGGAATGACTTGGTTTGTCATGCCGCCTCCCAACCAGTCATACCCGCGAAGGCGGGTATCCAGTCGATTTATTGGACGAACTGAGCAGTTGCCTTCAGATTGAAAAACGCTCTGGCCGTTTCCCCGCAGGCCTTCCAGACATCCTGAATCGGCTGGCCGCGCAGTTCGGCGACGGCCTGGGCCGTATAGCAGAGATAGGCCGGTTCGTTGCGTTTCCCCCGAAAGGGGTGCGGGGTCAGGAACGGGCAGTCCGTTTCCAGGACCATCCGGGATAGTGGAATGTGGGGGATTACTTGGCGCAGGGTCGTGCTTTTGGGAAAGGTGACCGGTCCGGGGATGGAGATGTGCCAGCCATGAGCCAGGACGTCTTCCGCCAGTTCCCGGCCCTGGCCGAAACAATGCCAGAGCAGGGGACGGTCTTTGAAGCCCATGTCCAACAGGATGGCCAGGGTTTCCGGCTCAGCCTCTCGGCTGTGGACGATTACGGGCAAGTCCAGCTCCCTGGCCAGGCTCAACTGGTCCTGGAACGCCCGGACCTGGACATCCCTGGGGCTGCGGTCCCAATAAAAGTCGAGTCCGATTTCGCCCAGAGCGCGGAGTCCCTTGTCCTTACCCTGATTTTGGGCGAACAGCGCGGCCATGTCCGCCAGAACGTCCGGCGTGACCGTGGTTGCCTCGTGCGGGTGGATGCCCAGGGTAAAGAACATCCCGGCAATGGCGGACAATCGCGGCTGATGGGTCCGGTACGCTTCAGGTGACAGAAAGATGTTGCCGAACCAGGCCACTCCCGCCGCCCTGGCCCGGTCCATGACATTGTCCAGATCCTCGGCGAAGTCCGGAAAGTCCAGGTGAGCATGAGTTTCCACGCCCACGGGGGGCAGGCCGAACGTCTCCGGCAAGGGGATGTTTTTTTTTGACGACATATGGTGCTTCTCCTCCGGGCGGAGAACCTACGGCAGGCGGCGTTGGTTTGTCACGCGCCGCCAACCCTTAACCACCATCAGCCAGCATAGCGATGACCCTACGCTCCTGCATTACCCCTGAAGGCCGATTCCATTTCGGCGTCCACCGACCTTCCTACACAGTGGCCAACTTGCGGGCCGAGGACCATCTTGAGGCCCTGGGTCGGACGGAAACCGGGAAGGAGATGGATAACCAGCGCAATTTTCCCGCCGGAGACGTCCAGGTGGACCGAGCCTCCGAAATCTACGAAATCCCCAACGCCTTTCCATTCCGGGGCACGACCTACGTCGATTCCTCCTGGGCCGACGCCAAGGCCCTCGATCCGCTTTCCATCACACTTCCCGCGCCGGAGAGCACGTCCATGCACCGTGCGCTGGATACCATCTTCGGTGCCACGGAATACACGACTCCATCAGCGGACAAAGCCGCGCTCTTCGCCGTCCTGCCCGAATCCGTGCTCCTGGCCGTGGCCGTCGCGTCCACGGACCCTGACGATCTGCGAATCATCGCGGCCCTGTCCTGCGATCTGCTATTTGACGATGCGGATGACCCTTCAGGAGCCGTGCCCACGGGGTTGCGCTACACAAAGGACGCGGATGGTCGTATCCGCCCCGTGATTCATCGCCACGATCTGTTCGAAGCCGTGGTGAATAATCCTCGACTGCCGGACGCCTACAAGGTGGCCATGGTTCTGCGGCCCGGTGTTCAGGGGGGCAGCGAGGTGGTGGGGGACTTTCGCTTCGGCCCGGACGGGCGCACGCACGTATTCGAGTATCTGCGCCGTAACAGCTACATTCCCTGGGGCCACTTCGCCGCGAACATGGCCCACGATGCCGTGCGGTACGGAATTCGTGAACTCGACGTGGAGGACATACTTGGCCTGCGTCACCTGTATTATCAGCGAACCTACATCCGGCTGGCGGAACTGTGCGGCCTGGCCACGCCCCGGCGTCGGCGGTTGGCCGCTGAAGAGCTGGAGGAACTGCGTATCACGACCCTGGACCACATTCGCCGGGCCGCTGCTTGCGGCGAGGAGCCGGCTTATACCGCCACGCTTTGGGGCTGGAACT contains:
- a CDS encoding flagellar hook-length control protein FliK, with product MSVHKDPPLSSREMDQPVNREDFAALRRKLEKMGVDEESLDRLEDLFDSDEAVTWRQVLEVLREPLKLTPEQEKNLISLLEKIGFTPDDALSLAQDIQDNKLDAVFKRVAELLSNLTGEERFAFTPSEIQALLQALGLRGGNNASGTADSSLGKFFGLSEESFKNVDPKSVDTMRAIAEAMKKAGMEMTPELRSVVHKALRENADVLQRVADAAGKGELKLTPETLAAFQNALKQNGGGSSPNIDQIIQQATDKELTPEELKKILSMIKEAAEGTDQNKTRLLAEIQRLLASSENRDLRMQAADNGPNAQRMSMSEALNALRTAASEGDGKNNANQGKPWQNPNAPNSANQSAQGWESFWNKVSVQGSGEASGSLLKDAGPDSRSIMGQTTAANNTEAAARKVLANAPAPHRAVLNQVHSGLLQNMGQGRQQLTLQLHPADLGSLTVNLRVVGKEVQAVLRAENQEARQIIAENIPLLRQSLESQGLRVSRLEVSTQLQDQNQFTQLWQGSDGQKFQEQGANTQWAALGRGLLKNNGAGGQDASEQASVLQNPSREGGINLIA
- a CDS encoding TatD family hydrolase yields the protein MSSKKNIPLPETFGLPPVGVETHAHLDFPDFAEDLDNVMDRARAAGVAWFGNIFLSPEAYRTHQPRLSAIAGMFFTLGIHPHEATTVTPDVLADMAALFAQNQGKDKGLRALGEIGLDFYWDRSPRDVQVRAFQDQLSLARELDLPVIVHSREAEPETLAILLDMGFKDRPLLWHCFGQGRELAEDVLAHGWHISIPGPVTFPKSTTLRQVIPHIPLSRMVLETDCPFLTPHPFRGKRNEPAYLCYTAQAVAELRGQPIQDVWKACGETARAFFNLKATAQFVQ
- a CDS encoding DUF4911 domain-containing protein, which encodes MYLQLAPDGISLLKFLLEAEDNLAYQSTVSPHTAVVKLVFAPGREREVREFLETAHHQLTFREVVTFRGE